The following coding sequences are from one Musa acuminata AAA Group cultivar baxijiao chromosome BXJ2-4, Cavendish_Baxijiao_AAA, whole genome shotgun sequence window:
- the LOC103981783 gene encoding uncharacterized protein LOC103981783, with product MPGYYDMDDILMEDEPISVVFQVGAHGCGLLDPGSETIDIEKGTKMDLPYWLAHQLHLRQAVSISVPASFSQKTRKEIQADAACVDLKGRCPYFYELGCKIAPLVGDKTIGSFLLYAFTDRYKEMLSKSHSASAVPRFSSRLTKEESQLFEAARSSMAAFKKWRTGGSRLEKASILGRKRKRTIPLGPSSP from the exons ATGCCTGGGTACTATGacatggatgacatcttgatggaGGATGAG CCTATTTCTGTTGTCTTTCAAGTTGGAGCTCATGGTTGTGGCCTTCTAGATCCAGGTTCAGAAACCATCGAT ATCGAAAAGGGCACTAAGATGGATCTGCCTTATTGGCTTGCTCACCAGTTGCACTTGAGGCAAGCAGTATCTATTAGTGTTCCAGCCAGCTTCAGCCAAAA AACTAGGAAGGAAATCCAGGCTGATGCTGCATGTGTTGATCTGAAGGGTCGTTGCCCATACTTTTATGAGTTGGGATGCAAGATTGCGCCACT GGTTGGTGACAAGACAATTGGATCCTTTCTGCTTTATGCATTCACGGATCGGTACAAGGAGATGTTGAGCAAGTCACACAGTGCCTCAGCTGTTCCAAGATTCTCTTCACGTCTTACAAAAGAAGAGTCACAAT TGTTCGAAGCTGCTCGCTCTTCAATGGCAGCATTCAAGAAATGGCGTACAGGTGGGTCGCGATTGGAGAAGGCATCGATCCTTGGGAGGAAAAGGAAGAGAACCATACCACTCGGCCCATCTTCACCGTAA